A genomic stretch from Engraulis encrasicolus isolate BLACKSEA-1 chromosome 12, IST_EnEncr_1.0, whole genome shotgun sequence includes:
- the LOC134459703 gene encoding trichohyalin-like produces the protein MEAMKKDILAGDQDTSGVTQLSQGQSCPPSRQDTLPQSSLEKGAFQAWLERELEIANQNQEKKLSVEKQLNKKKRRKRRKKGVMEQRKVLGTSEEGAEHATEAKDHKVERMKEENGMERGEEEGTAMEAVRQANEQERMSETSSESDTSNERDSDPLTVNSEQGAGQAWLQGELERALERQKLANNRIQIQKITTCMTFHRLNGENKEEMEKMKEELAERMLADDWQRDSTWEMAERLAQEQDTIAGTSSICSQDVTTKQETPEVETNPFKSLGAGAEQDRQSHESKAEEEYSIPAERREETLRELTLTQSTIEDQQRMIDDLERMHGALEALFERELEIANQSQEKKLSVDLEREEPKEKQHNKKKQRKRRRNGLMEQGNVLGTSEETERQKEIQNRTEPNDQIVELIKEENGMVRGEVEGTAMEAVRQANEQERMSETSSESDTSSERDSDPLTVNSEQGAGQVWLRGELERALERQKIENNRIQIQKITTCMTLHRLNGENKEEMEKMTEELAEMMLADAWQRDSTWEMAERLTQEQDTIAGTSSMCSQKDDTTKQETPEVEVETNPFKSLGAGAEQDRQNHERRAEEEYSIPAERRDETVRELTLAQSTIEDQQRRIDDLERMHGTLEALFERELEIANQSQEKKLSVDLEREAPKEKQHNKKKQRKRGKKGLIEQGNVLGTSEDTERQREIQNKWMDVDRLNGKEENTEEGMKKKVEEKTAMGHAEEGAEHATEAKDHKVERMKEENEMERGEVDGTAMEAVRQANEQETMSETSSESDTSNERDSDPLTVNSEQGAGQVWLRGELERALEWQKVENNRVHFQKIETCMTLHRLNGENKEEMEKMKEELAESMLADAWQRDSTWEMAERLTQKQDTIAGASSMCSQDVTTKQETPEVEVEVEVETNPFKSLGAGAEQDRQNHERRAEEYSIPAERREETVRELTLAQSTIEDQQRRIYDLERMYLEIQKEKVEAQRISERHSEEQERRIGQLEKLTENMMKEKVEAQRVSERHSEEQERRIGQLEKLTENMMTKIIEMERQRDEIAAHRKVEQERMTTEEMERTAEGTPNDQPKTVATMEEASMPTGGQSAGVNSEHLEIIYVREEERHGQEIMVSGSHVENCGPENDIGIDAKREGHKSTGNSRPAEDRSCPSNDMERRGQSAAASLENCKPKDMETDTQRGECRAAGIAVPTENDMESETSDGPSEQLPGGLEGEQKKKKKKKSVLSWMRKRLRFGQN, from the exons ATGGAAGCCATGAAGAAAGACATTCTGGCTGGGGACCAGGACACTTCGGGTGTCACACAGCTGTCCCAGGGCCAGTCTTGTCCCCCCTCAAGACAGGACACATTGCCACA GTCCTCTTTGGAGAAGGGAGCGTTTCAAGCATGGTTAGAAAGAGAACTTGAAATTGCAAACCAAAATCAAGAGAAGAAATTGAGTGTGGAGAAACAACTCAATAAAAAGAAgcgaagaaaaagaaggaaaaaaggagTGATGGAACAAAGAAAGGTATTAGGAACGAGTGAAGAAGGGGCAGAACATGCAACAGAAGCGAAGGATCACAAAGTTGAACGGATGAAAGAAGAAAACGGAATGGAACGGGGTGAAGAGGAAGGAACAGCAATGGAGGCCGTGAGACAGGCAAATGAGCAGGAAAGAATGAGTGAGACATCCAGTGAGAGTGACACATCTAATGAGAGAGACAGCGACCCTCTGACAGTTAACTCAGAGCAGGGAGCAGGACAAGCGTGGCTTCAAGGAGAACTTGAGAGAGCACTGGAGCGGCAGAAGTTAGCGAACAATAGGATACAGATTCAGAAAATAACAACATGCATGACCTTCCACAGACTGAATGGAGAGAataaagaggagatggagaagatgaaAGAGGAACTAGCAGAAAGGATGTTGGCAGATGATTGGCAGAGAGATAGCACATGGGAGATGGCAGAGAGATTGGCACAGGAGCAAGACACGATTGCAGGAACAAGCAGTATATGTTCTCAAGATGTCACAACAAAGCAGGAGACACCAGAGGTGGAGACAAATCCATTCAAGTCACTTGGAGCTGGGGCAGAACAAGATAGACAGAGTCATGAAAGCAAGGCAGAGGAAGAATACAGCATCCCtgcagagaggagggaagaaacaCTTAGAGAGCTGACACTGACCCAGTCCACCATAGAAGATcaacagagaatgatagatgacCTTGAGAGGATGCATGGAGCGCTTGAAGCATTGTTTGAAAGAGAACTGGAAATAGCAAACCAAAGTCAGGAGAAGAAATTGAGTGTGGACTTGGAGAGAGAAGAGCCAAAGGAAAAACAACACAataaaaagaaacagagaaaaagaaggagaaatgGACTGATGGAACAAGGAAATGTTTTAGGAACGAGTGAAGAAACggagagacaaaaagaaatacagaacagaacagaaccaaACGACCAGATAGTTGAATTGATAAAGGAAGAAAATGGAATGGTACGGGGTGAAGTGGAAGGAACAGCAATGGAGGCCGTGAGACAggcaaatgagcaggagagaatgagtgagacatCCAGTGAGAGTGacacatccagtgagagagacagcgacCCTCTGACAGTTAACTCAGAGCAGGGAGCAGGACAAGTGTGGCTTCGAGGAGAACTCGAGAGAGCACTGGAGCGACAGAAGATAGAAAACAATAGGATACAGATTCAGAAAATAACAACATGCATGACCCTCCACAGACTGAATGGAGAGAATAAAGAGGAAATGGAGAAGATGACAGAGGAACTAGCAGAAATGATGTTGGCAGATGCTTGGCAGAGAGATAGCACATGGGAGATGGCAGAGAGATTGACACAGGAGCAAGACACAATTGCAGGAACAAGCAGTATGTGTTCTCAGAAAGATGACACAACAAAGCAGGAGACaccagaggtggaggtggagacaaATCCATTCAAGTCACTTGGAGCTGGGGCAGAACAAGATAGACAGAATCATGAGAGAAGGGCAGAAGAAGAATACAGCATCCCTGCAGAGAGGAGGGACGAAACAGTTAGAGAGCTGACACTGGCCCAGTCCACCATAGAAGATCAACAGAGAAGGATAGATGACCTTGAGAGGATGCATGGAACGCTTGAAGCATTGTTTGAAAGAGAACTGGAAATAGCAAACCAAAGTCAGGAGAAGAAATTGAGTGTGGACTTGGAGAGAGAAGCGCCGAAGGAAAAACAACACAATAAAAAGAAACAacgaaaaagggggaaaaaaggactgATTGAACAAGGAAATGTATTAGGAACGAGTGAAGAcacggagagacaaagagagatccAGAACAAGTGGATGGATGTGGATCGACTGAATGGAAAGGAAGAAAACACAGAGGAGGGGATGAAAAAGAAAGTAGAAGAAAAAACAGCAATGGGCCACGCAGAAGAAGGGGCAGAACATGCAACAGAAGCAAAGGATCACAAAGTTGAACGGATGAAAGAAGAAAATGAAATGGAACGGGGTGAAGTGGATGGAACAGCAATGGAGGCTGTGAGACAGGCAAATGAGCAGGAGACAATGAGTGAGACATCTAGTGAGAGTGACACATCCAATGAGAGAGACAGCGACCCTCTGACAGTTAACTCAGAGCAGGGAGCAGGACAAGTGTGGCTTCGAGGAGAGCTTGAGAGAGCACTGGAATGGCAGAAGGTAGAGAACAATAGGGTACATTTCCAGAAAATAGAAACATGCATGACCCTCCACAGACTGAATGGAGAGAataaagaggagatggagaagatgaaAGAGGAGCTAGCAGAAAGCATGTTGGCAGATGCTTGGCAGAGAGATAGCACATGGGAGATGGCCGAGAGATTGACACAGAAGCAAGACACAATTGCAGGAGCAAGCAGTATGTGTTCTCAAGATGTCACAACAAAGCAGGAGACaccagaggtggaggtggaggtggaggtggagacaaATCCATTCAAGTCACTTGGAGCTGGGGCAGAGCAAGATAGACAGAATCATGAGAGAAGGGCAGAAGAATACAGCATCCCtgcagagaggagggaagaaacaGTTAGAGAGCTGACACTGGCCCAGTCCACCATAGAAGATCAACAGAGAAGGATATATGACCTTGAGAGGATGTACttggagatacagaaagagaaagtTGAGGCCCAGAGAATCTCAGAGAGACACAGCGAGGAACAAGAACGACGGATTGGCCAGCTGGAGAAATTGACAGAAAACATGATGAAAGAGAAAGTTGAGGCCCAGAGAGTCTCAGAGAGACACAGCGAGGAACAAGAAAGACGGATTGGCCAGCTGGAGAAATTGACAGAAAACATGATGACGAAAAtcatagagatggagagacaacGTGATGAAATAGCAGCACACAGAAAAGTGGAGCAGGAGAGAATGACAACAGAGGAAATGGAGAGAACGGCAGAAGGCACACCAAATGACCAACCAAAAACAGTAGCAACAATGGAGGAGGCCAGCATGCCTACAGGAGGCCAGTCTGCCGGTGTGAACTCTGAGCACCTGGAAATCATTtatgtgagagaggaggagagacacggCCAAGAGATAATGGTGTCCGGTAGTCACGTGGAAAACTGTGGGCCTGAAAATGACATAGGAATAGACGCAAAAAGAGAAGGGCATAAAAGCACTGGAAACTCAAGGCCAGCCGAAGACCGTTCATGCCCAAGCAATGACATGGAGCGAAGAGGACAGAGTGCAGCGGCCTCTCTAGAAAATTGTAAGCCCAAAGACATGGAGACAGACACCCAAAGAGGGGAATGCAGAGCAGCTGGCATTGCAGTGCCAACTGAGAATGACATGGAATCGGAAACATCTGATGGACCCAGTGAGCAGCTGCCTGGAGGTCTCGAGGGggagcagaaaaagaaaaagaagaaaaagtccGTACTGAGTTGGATGAGGAAGCGACTCCGATTTGGACAAAACTAA
- the LOC134459705 gene encoding uncharacterized protein LOC134459705 — translation MDRYVVLEGLSTFLGLLVSSAGEQLSPNLCVTQFTSTAFGYHNIGAVVSGVAGKGFREVSEEDSKEDSEEDSEEDSEDISKVAHRQDFCVDEEEFFDPGYDFDFRDMTDSDSECERGGESYKRPIGWNRIALKVWGKYKDGNEWLGDDGWRSESSQGEWPVAYHGTSFDGAKGIMHVGFKAGPGDVYGRGVYCTPDIDVAERDGYAKTFTSRKSGKTYKVALQSRINPKYRKVCNEENGYWLIPVPSGMSAKDERKIVDKAIRPYGILFKKIRKEE, via the coding sequence ATGGACAGATATGTGGTGTTGGAGGGTCTCTCTACTTTCCTAGGACTCCTAGTCTCTAGTGCTGGGGAACAGCTTTCGCCAAATTTATGTGTGACCCAGTTTACATCCACTGCATTTGGTTACCACAACATTGGAGCAGTGGTCTCAGGGGTCGCAGGAAAAGGTTTCCGGGAGGTTTCCGAAGAGGATTCCAAAGAGGATTCCGAAGAGGATTCCGAAGAGGATTCCGAAGACATTTCTAAGGTTGCCCACCGACAAGATTTCTGCGTTGATGAAGAGGAATTCTTCGATCCCGGATATGATTTCGACTTCAGAGACATGACCGATTCAGATTCGGAGTGTGAACGCGGTGGTGAGTCTTACAAGCGGCCCATCGGCTGGAACCGCATTGCTCTGAAGGTGTGGGGGAAGTACAAGGATGGGAACGAGTGGCTGGGTGACGACGGATGGAGGAGCGAATCATCCCAGGGAGAGTGGCCCGTTGCTTACCATGGAACCAGCTTTGACGGAGCGAAGGGCATCATGCATGTGGGGTTCAAAGCAGGGCCTGGTGATGTATACGGAAGAGGGGTGTACTGCACGCCTGACATTgatgtggcagagagagatggatatgccAAGACATTCACATCAAGGAAGTCTGGAAAGACCTACAAGGTTGCATTGCAGAGCCGAATCAATCCCAAATACCGAAAGGTCTGTAATGAAGAGAATGGGTACTGGCTGATCCCTGTGCCCAGTGGAATGTCTGCAAAGGATGAAAGGAAAATTGTAGACAAGGCCATTCGTCCCTATGGTATCTTGTTTAAAAAGATTCGCAAGGAGGAGTGA
- the LOC134460216 gene encoding uncharacterized protein LOC134460216 isoform X2, with amino-acid sequence MDKDVVLEGMSSLLGVPVSRVPKRGRHGGRRPSRPVLPVQKFMSSMIDRSSLAGELHIDEEEFFDSKYDYDFRDLTDTTACVRGNEPYKRPAGWYRVALRVRWKYPDGNTWLGPEGWRSRSAWGEWPVSFHGTSIDGAKGIIQEGYRAGDGNYGRGVYSTPDIEMAEDYAAIFTSKKTGQTYKVVLQNRVNRRYREICERPDYWLVPVPEGTSPEEERDIVGRAIRPYGLLFKEVQ; translated from the exons ATGGACAAAGATGTGGTGTTGGAAGGCATGTCCTCACTGCTTGGAGTACCAGTCTCTCGTGTGCCTAAGCGTGGCAGGCATGGCGGCAGGAGACCGAGTCGGCCTGTTCTGCCGGTGCAGAAGTTCATGTCCAGTATGATCGACCGCTCCTCTCTAGCAGGAGAGCTGCACATCGACGAAGAGGAGTTCTTCGATTCAAAGTACGATTATGACTTCCGCGACCTGACCGATACCACTGCGTGCGTGAGGGGCAATGAGCCCTACAAGCGGCCTGCAGGGTGGTACCGCGTTGCGCTGAGGGTACGGTGGAAGTACCCGGATGGGAACACCTGGCTAGGCCCAGAGGGGTGGCGAAGTCGCTCGGCGTGGGGCGAATGGCCTGTGTCCTTCCACGGCACCTCCATCGACGGGGCGAAGGGCATCATCCAGGAGGGGTACAGAGCAGGAGACGGGAACTACGGCAGGGGGGTCTACTCCACGCCTGATATCGAAATGGCAGAGGACTACGCCGCCATCTTCACGTCAAAAAAGACCGGCCAGACATACAAG GTGGTTCTGCAGAACAGAGTCAACCGGAGGTACCGGGAGATCTGCGAGCGACCGGACTACTGGTTGGTACCGGTTCCAGAGGGCACGTcgccagaggaggagagggacattGTGGGCAGAGCCATTCGCCCCTACGGCCTCCTGTTTAAAGAGGTCCAGTGA
- the LOC134460216 gene encoding uncharacterized protein LOC134460216 isoform X1 — protein sequence MDKDVVLEGMSSLLGVPVSRVPKRGRHGGRRPSRPVLPVQKFMSSMIDRSSLAGELHIDEEEFFDSKYDYDFRDLTDTTACVRGNEPYKRPAGWYRVALRVRWKYPDGNTWLGPEGWRSRSAWGEWPVSFHGTSIDGAKGIIQEGYRAGDGNYGRGVYSTPDIEMAEDYAAIFTSKKTGQTYKVVVLQNRVNRRYREICERPDYWLVPVPEGTSPEEERDIVGRAIRPYGLLFKEVQ from the exons ATGGACAAAGATGTGGTGTTGGAAGGCATGTCCTCACTGCTTGGAGTACCAGTCTCTCGTGTGCCTAAGCGTGGCAGGCATGGCGGCAGGAGACCGAGTCGGCCTGTTCTGCCGGTGCAGAAGTTCATGTCCAGTATGATCGACCGCTCCTCTCTAGCAGGAGAGCTGCACATCGACGAAGAGGAGTTCTTCGATTCAAAGTACGATTATGACTTCCGCGACCTGACCGATACCACTGCGTGCGTGAGGGGCAATGAGCCCTACAAGCGGCCTGCAGGGTGGTACCGCGTTGCGCTGAGGGTACGGTGGAAGTACCCGGATGGGAACACCTGGCTAGGCCCAGAGGGGTGGCGAAGTCGCTCGGCGTGGGGCGAATGGCCTGTGTCCTTCCACGGCACCTCCATCGACGGGGCGAAGGGCATCATCCAGGAGGGGTACAGAGCAGGAGACGGGAACTACGGCAGGGGGGTCTACTCCACGCCTGATATCGAAATGGCAGAGGACTACGCCGCCATCTTCACGTCAAAAAAGACCGGCCAGACATACAAGGTG GTGGTTCTGCAGAACAGAGTCAACCGGAGGTACCGGGAGATCTGCGAGCGACCGGACTACTGGTTGGTACCGGTTCCAGAGGGCACGTcgccagaggaggagagggacattGTGGGCAGAGCCATTCGCCCCTACGGCCTCCTGTTTAAAGAGGTCCAGTGA